Proteins encoded within one genomic window of Oceanispirochaeta sp. M1:
- a CDS encoding chemotaxis protein CheW, protein MSDYLDPNNEELLKDFYSEANSQVEILEQNILAIEDNPEDRDSVDEIFRAAHTLKGGAATVQMTELAEFTHLVEDLLDEIRSDNIKIDGTVVDNLLASIDVIKEMLSERSNGSIYEEDITSLKQSLKALSEGKGTAAVPAQDTPVTQEPAAPQETAELSEYEILELKEATGGLPVVQVTVYFNESNPMNSVGGIQVYARLKNQGQILKTVPDFDKLYEDMYFPVVQYFISSENDPVALEAEAFISEVTDAVDAEILGQEQSTVKPAAAGIEAPKEAPVALPAAQVQQKAAVSENAINTEIKKSTKAAAPKTKSKDNSGSILRVDSKRIDNLLNLVSEAVINKATFNQINSSFVDIQNELQNAESTFKDKLKSLFDDLPQFLEDIQRNKSVKDVKKEINEKYEDLFTIFDSFETNFKQTVGTFKSTSANLGRNTGDLHEAILKIRMVPINQIFSRFPRLVRDLSKSLNKKIKLTIEGEDTELDKSVIEELLDPLMHCVRNSLDHGIENPDVRVEGGKSEEGQILLKASNEGNMIVIEISDDGAGIDVETVKQKAIDRGIIHPSKNLSDVEAYNLIFEPGFSTAKEITNISGRGVGLDVVRKEIEKLNGTVTVHSSRGEGSSFIIKLPLTLAIIQGLLVRVGNEVYAIPITSVIESHRIKPEEIKIIDNHEVFNVRDDVISLVRMNRLFRLDTESSKDYNFVVIVGSGDKKMGVMVDSLIGEEDVVIKPLKDKYTNSPGIAGATILGDGTVSLIIDVSQLLDLCIQKEQATRLKRSQAY, encoded by the coding sequence AAGACCTTCTTGATGAAATCAGAAGCGATAATATAAAAATTGACGGCACAGTTGTAGATAACCTTCTTGCATCAATTGATGTAATTAAGGAAATGCTTTCAGAGCGCAGCAACGGATCTATCTACGAAGAAGATATCACCAGCCTTAAGCAGAGTCTCAAGGCCTTGAGTGAAGGGAAGGGCACAGCTGCTGTCCCGGCCCAGGATACTCCTGTAACACAAGAACCGGCAGCTCCTCAAGAAACAGCAGAGCTTTCTGAGTATGAAATACTGGAGTTGAAAGAAGCTACCGGCGGCCTGCCGGTCGTGCAGGTAACTGTATATTTTAATGAATCCAACCCTATGAACTCTGTGGGGGGGATACAGGTCTATGCAAGGCTTAAGAATCAGGGACAGATCCTCAAAACTGTTCCCGATTTTGATAAACTATATGAAGACATGTACTTCCCTGTGGTTCAGTATTTCATCTCTTCAGAGAATGATCCCGTCGCACTTGAAGCTGAAGCCTTTATTTCTGAAGTTACAGATGCAGTGGATGCGGAAATACTCGGTCAGGAACAATCTACTGTAAAACCGGCAGCTGCCGGGATTGAAGCCCCTAAAGAAGCTCCTGTTGCGCTTCCTGCTGCACAAGTTCAGCAGAAAGCGGCGGTCAGTGAAAATGCAATTAACACTGAGATAAAAAAATCTACCAAAGCAGCTGCCCCGAAAACCAAATCCAAAGATAACAGCGGATCGATCCTCAGAGTGGACAGTAAAAGAATTGATAACTTGTTAAACCTTGTGAGTGAAGCGGTAATCAATAAAGCAACTTTCAACCAGATAAACAGCTCTTTTGTAGATATTCAGAATGAACTTCAGAATGCAGAAAGCACATTCAAGGACAAACTGAAATCTCTGTTTGATGATCTTCCTCAGTTTCTTGAAGATATACAGAGAAATAAGTCCGTTAAAGATGTAAAAAAAGAGATCAATGAAAAATATGAGGATCTTTTTACAATCTTTGATTCCTTTGAAACCAACTTTAAACAGACTGTTGGTACTTTTAAAAGTACCTCAGCCAATCTTGGTAGAAATACGGGGGACCTACATGAAGCTATCCTGAAAATCAGAATGGTTCCAATCAATCAGATATTCTCCCGATTTCCCAGACTTGTAAGAGACCTTTCAAAATCTCTCAACAAGAAGATAAAACTTACAATTGAAGGTGAAGATACAGAACTGGATAAATCAGTAATTGAAGAATTACTTGATCCTCTCATGCACTGTGTTCGTAACTCACTTGACCATGGTATTGAAAATCCTGATGTAAGAGTTGAAGGAGGTAAATCCGAAGAAGGACAGATTCTTCTTAAAGCCAGCAATGAAGGTAATATGATCGTCATCGAGATATCTGATGACGGAGCCGGAATTGATGTGGAGACTGTAAAGCAGAAGGCAATTGACCGCGGAATTATTCATCCCAGTAAAAATCTTTCAGATGTAGAAGCTTACAACCTGATATTCGAACCCGGTTTTTCCACAGCCAAAGAGATCACAAATATATCGGGAAGAGGTGTGGGACTCGATGTTGTAAGAAAAGAGATTGAAAAACTTAATGGTACTGTTACAGTCCATTCAAGCCGGGGAGAAGGATCAAGCTTTATTATTAAACTACCTCTGACTTTGGCAATAATACAGGGTCTTCTGGTTCGTGTCGGTAACGAAGTCTATGCAATTCCCATTACAAGTGTTATAGAAAGTCATAGAATTAAACCCGAAGAAATCAAGATTATCGATAACCATGAGGTTTTCAATGTACGGGATGATGTAATATCTCTTGTCAGGATGAATCGTTTATTTCGCCTTGATACAGAAAGTTCCAAGGATTATAATTTTGTTGTTATTGTGGGCAGCGGTGATAAAAAGATGGGCGTTATGGTAGATTCACTGATCGGTGAAGAAGATGTTGTTATTAAACCTCTTAAAGACAAGTATACCAATTCTCCCGGTATTGCAGGAGCAACAATCCTGGGAGATGGTACTGTTTCCTTAATCATCGATGTCAGTCAGCTTCTGGATCTCTGCATCCAGAAGGAACAGGCTACAAGACTCAAAAGATCACAGGCGTATTGA